Below is a genomic region from Lutra lutra chromosome 5, mLutLut1.2, whole genome shotgun sequence.
TGGTGTTTTCCTGTCCAGGCCCAATACCGTCAAGACTGtcattggaaattttttttttatatatccaGCAAGAATACACTTTTTCAGTATGTGATGGCGATTTACAGAAAGCAGGCATGAATTTGAAGTGGCCAGCCATATATCTCATGaactgataaaatgataaaattttaaaaatgttttaaatattaaaattttttatctatgtcattttatttaatatattttattatctccttttGGCATATGGCTTGTGATACATGCTGTATGTCTTTAAAATGATTCACTTGTACAGTTATTAAATAATTACGCTTTTGTTAGTGGTCAACACCCAAATGCTGTTTTACTGGTACTGGACTGTGATCCCTAAAATTTGAATATCATTTGTCTCTTTAAGCAAATATCACCCTAATCTCTGGGACTCAACATGACAGCAGAACCCAGGTGTTCTATGAGTACAGATATATGCTTGTGGGAACTACTAGTTTTTTGGCTCTGGCATTGGAGGTAAATTTGTCACATCACAGAttaaacatttggaaaaatggTTATAGCCATTtaatcaaatatataattattgctTTGTAAAATCACATATATCAGGTGATTATAGAGTGATATTTACCTCAGCAATGACGTTCTGAGTTTCAGCCAAGAATATTAACTCTCAAAATTTCTCccctgaaaacaaaaatgaatactCTTTCCTTTCAACAGAAgggtaaataaaagaataagtaatatagctatttttttaaattcctggatCACATTAATTAggtaaaataattatgttttcctAGAGGGCAAACAACGTgataaaataattgcaaaattGTTCAGTGACATTTTACAAAGTGTTCTGATATTGGAAGTATTCTGACAAGACATGAGGATTCTTAAAGGCACAGGAGGATATCCTTTTATTAAATGAAGTcccatgaaaaaaaatcttcatataaaCATTTTGATACAACTTTGTGGATGACATAATGTAGAATTGTGTGTTTGTCCTCCTGAAAATTGAGAGTTGGTCTTCAGCAATTCCCTTCTGATGTAAAAAGAGATTATAGAAGGAAACTCCGTGATTGAAAATAAAGGGGAGTGATCTAGGATCATGTTGAATAAATTTTGTTAATAagatttgtaataaaaataaatagtccaCTTCCAAATCTTCATGTCCTTAGTGTGAATGCATTAGGTTATATGACAATAACAACTAAAGCTATAGATACaaggaaaattaataattatCTGATTTTAAGGTGGGGAGATTATGCTGAAGTATCAGGATAAACCAAATGTAATCATGCGGGTCCCTAAatgcagaaggaggaagaagagaaaatgtcacAGTGTGATGTAACAATGACCTGgatgttattttttcctaattgctTGGTGATTCTTTTGACATTACCATAAAAGTTACAACAGTTTAATTACACAAACATCTATTAGTCCTTATATGGTTTTTTAGCATTCTTGGTATTGAGTATGAGACAGGGTAATGCACAACGGGAAAGCAAAACTTTCCACGAAAGAAATGCATAAGAGTATGGAGAATGGGTACATTATCCTGGCATGATTATGGATATGTTGTTTGagatctgtctccctctctctccccaccgcTCTCttacctctttttcctcttctctctctttttgtagaTAGATGAAAGATAGATAGacaaataggtagatagatggcatatatatatatatgtatattatatatatacatgtatatacatgtgtgtgtgaatatatatatattcacacacccAAATTGGTGAACAAATAATGTTGAGACTGCATTTCTCAGACTTTATATAACATAGTTTTACTGATTAATTgggcaaaataaaaattaggtgAAATAAAAATTGTGATGGTGGTGATTTCGACAACAAAGATAATGACATTGATGATGTGAGGtctatttttttcagatatacaaaatatgttttttttgcCACTATGGTGATCACATCTGCCATTTATGTTACTGTTAAAATATGCCAATTTTTACAAGCTGGTCTTGGAGTCTCAGCCAACATCCTCCTCCTTGTCTTCCACATCTTCATGTTCCTTCTGGATCACAGGCCTAAGCCCACTGACCTGATCATCTGTCACTTGTCCTTTGTTCACCTAATGAAACTCTTTATTGAGCTGTCTTTATTGTCTGCAGAAGTGTTGGAATCACTGAGCTCTACGAATGATGTTGAATGTAAGGCTTTATTCTGCCTGAACAGGGTGACGAGGGGTCTCTCCATCTGCACCACCTGCTTCCTGAGTGTGCTCCAGGTCATCACCATCAGCCCCAGCACCTCCTGGTTGGCCAGGTTTAAATCTAAATGCACAAAGTacatctttcattcttttgtcaTCTTATGgtttctcagtttgtctctcagcaGTAACTGCGTATTGTTTTCTGTCACATCTTTCAACGTGACCCAGACCAATCTACTGAATGTCGGTAAACACTGCTCACTTTCCCCCTGGACTCCATCATTAGGGGGCTGATCTTAGCATTAACGATATCCAGGGATGTCTACTTTGTCGGAGTCATGCTGCTCTCGAGTGCATACATGGTGATTCTCCTGTCCAGGCATCAGAGGCGTTGCCAACACCTTCACATCACCAGCTTCTCCTCAAGAGCCTCTCCAGAGAAAAGGGCCACCCAGACAGTCCTCTTGTTGGTGAGTTTCTTTGTGGTAGTGTACTGGGTGGACGTCATCATCTCATTCTCCTCAACAATGCTATGGACTTATGACCCAGTCGTCTTGGATTTCCAGAGGCTTCTGTCCAATGTCTATGCCACTGTTAGTGCTTTGGTACTCATTAGTTCTGATAAAAGGATGAAAATGTGTTTCGGGAGTGTGGAAAAATTACAATTTCTAACTCCTTATTCATAAGATAGGTACCCCCCAAAATGATTATTTGGCCTTTCTTCAAATGACATGGTATTtacttaaataacatttaaaatttaattttaatttaaatgtaattttaaattatatttgaatttatctaaatatttttgaaacctGTAATATCATCAATCCTCCAGTTTCTTTAGTTTACTATCAAGGAGATTCAATATTCCTATATGATTACAAGTTCCTTTCTAAAACTCTCTTAAGGAGGGATTAACTGTACTTTAAAGTACTAATCAAAGAACTTTAATTAgtgattaaattaattaaagtgaTTAATAATCAGTTAATTGATTCCATAATTATTaattgctttaaataaataaaattagtttataataaaattataaataataattataatgaataaaaaataaactttaactaaaagtaattaaataatttaattgtgATTAAAGTGATTAATTAAAGTACTAATTGTACTTTCGTTCAATATTGGTATTACCTATTGACAATGTAATACTTTCTTGAAAATTAAACTTACTCTTTTTACTTCAAGAGATTTAACTACGTACCCAATTTTAGTTGAACAGTAGTCTCTCTCTGCactctttatttctctgtgttctgGCTTCCATTAAGGCTGGAGAGATTTTGCTCTCACTTTTGTaggtttctcttcattttatctttcattacctttaaacattttcccttttttacagtgcttttattttttcctttcatttagtgATACACGGTTTATTAATATTTCTggcatttttatttatccatctttgTTACAATGCATCTCTgacttacctttttttaaaaaatatcttttgaaagtagaaaattttcatcattttttttaagattttaaggtttttttaaagattttttaagattttatttatttatttgagagaaagagagtgcaggaGCATGAGCGACCAGGAGTGGCAGAGGGCAGAGATAGAAGAAGACactcctctgagcacagagcctgacacaaggctcaatcccaggaccccaagatcatgacctgagctgaaggcacacgcttaaccaactgagacacccaggcgtgcCTCATCATcatttcttcaattttgttttattactctGGTATACTCTAGTAAaacaattaaatgatttttttttaaagattttatttatttatttgacagagagatcacaagcaggcagagaggcaggcagagagaggaggaagcaggctccctgctgagcagagagcccgatgcggggctccatcccaggactctgagatcatgacctgagctgaaggcagtggcctaacccactgagccacccaggcgccccaaattaaatgatttttatttcttttcattcaaatCCTCATTTACGTATAGTGACTACAGAATTTTCCATAAATGTCTTCTCTTTAATGTCCTTGGTTGCAATATTTCTGCTCCctattcaagtttattttttctctcatcattTCAGACTAATTTAATATTTCACAAAAAGTTGTGTACAAaactgagttattttatttttcaatggtTTAAGTATATTCGGCTCCTTTCAAATATTCTTgacaaatgtgtattttattgctctttccacattttcattttgtattttctcattgtctttaatattttaaacaaatatattgcTGATATCTTTAGCATGTGACATGTAATTTCTTCTGCCCCTTTACTCATTagcttatttatttgtgtctttcaccctttcttttttcttttaatttaattttatttttttcagtgttccagaattcattgtttatgcaccacacccagtgctccatgcaatgcatgccctccgtaatacccaccaccaggctcacctaacccctaacctctctcccctccaaaaccctcagctgatttctcagagtccacagtctctcatcgttCTAATTCAGTTGTAAAATTTGGGACACCACATTTTCGAGTTTTCTAggcacttcctttctttctttgttccaaTCACCCTGGAGGCAAGTTGGATAATCCACACAGGTTTGAGCTCCTAGTGGTCAGCTAGTGTCTGGATGGAGAAATAGCTTCTTAGTTTGACTACTTCTCTAGATTCTTTACTTACTTCAGGTCctggttcttttattttcttgttaattttgttgGACATTTTAAGgattcttttaacttttgaataattttaggTATCTGTAGTAAAGGGAGTttggaatttatatatatttatactaaaacCACAGATATCCACATGCACACGAGAAAATAATTTGCATAGATATTTCTGTGGCAGAcaagagcatttaaaaatatttatttgaggggcgcctgggtggctcagtggattaagccgctgccttcggctcaggtcatgatctcagggtcctgggatcgagtcccgcatcgggctctctgctcagcagggtgcctgcttccctctctctctctctctctctctgcctgcctctccatctacttgtgatctctctgtcaaataaataaataaaatctttaaaaaaaaataaataaaaatatttatttgagagagagagagaatgagttgtggggaggggcagagagaggaagagtaggagagagagtcttaagcaccctccatgctgagcatggagcctgacatggggctggatatcctgaccctgagatcacaacctgagcttgaaaccaagaatcggacacttaatcaactgcaccaaccaggcaccccagcagacaacagcattttataaaaatttctattttatgtatttggacaAATTCTTCCATCTTCTAAGTTACTATATCACAATACTATTTGTAGAATGTGATTATTTTGATAGTGTTTGAAAATACTTTGATCtgcacaaatttctttttttttttttttggggggggggtattcttttttttttttttaatttttttatttttttcagcataacagtattcattatttttgcaccacacccagtgctccatgcaatccgtaccctctacaatacccaccacctggtgcccccaacctcccaccccccaccccttcaaaattctcagatcgtttttcagagtccatagtctctcatggttcacctcccctt
It encodes:
- the LOC125101234 gene encoding LOW QUALITY PROTEIN: putative vomeronasal receptor-like protein 4 (The sequence of the model RefSeq protein was modified relative to this genomic sequence to represent the inferred CDS: inserted 1 base in 1 codon), whose translation is MVITSAIYVTVKICQFLQAGLGVSANILLLVFHIFMFLLDHRPKPTDLIICHLSFVHLMKLFIELSLLSAEVLESLSSTNDVECKALFCLNRVTRGLSICTTCFLSVLQVITISPSTSWLARFKSKCTKYIFHSFVILWFLSLSLSSNCVLFSVTSFNVTQTNLLNVGKHCSLSPXDSIIRGLILALTISRDVYFVGVMLLSSAYMVILLSRHQRRCQHLHITSFSSRASPEKRATQTVLLLRKRVQEHERPGVAEGRDRRRHSSEHRA